From Actinopolyspora lacussalsi, a single genomic window includes:
- a CDS encoding hypothetical protein (product_source=Hypo-rule applied; cath_funfam=3.40.50.1980; smart=SM00726; superfamily=55718) — MPARRDVDPAELRTAVAATLPWLDDRAPRPGRSELARAVRLSLRTLEQLAPGHTVEVRVPPFSAVQCVSGPRHTRGTPPNVVETDPHTWLSLATGKLGWDRAIRQELIVASGSRADLSWWLPLLRIADPEGRAPEK, encoded by the coding sequence ATGCCGGCCCGACGAGACGTCGATCCCGCTGAGCTGCGTACCGCCGTGGCCGCCACGCTGCCGTGGCTGGACGACCGAGCGCCGCGCCCCGGGCGAAGCGAACTGGCCCGGGCGGTGCGGCTGAGCCTGCGCACCCTCGAACAGCTGGCCCCCGGGCACACGGTGGAGGTCCGGGTGCCTCCTTTCTCGGCAGTGCAGTGCGTCTCCGGTCCGCGGCACACCAGGGGGACACCGCCCAACGTCGTCGAGACCGATCCGCACACCTGGCTGTCCCTCGCCACGGGAAAACTCGGCTGGGACCGAGCGATCCGTCAGGAGTTGATCGTCGCCTCCGGATCCCGAGCCGATCTCTCGTGGTGGCTCCCGTTGCTGCGCATCGCCGATCCCGAGGGGCGGGCTCCGGAGAAGTGA
- a CDS encoding DNA-binding CsgD family transcriptional regulator (product_source=COG2771; cath_funfam=1.10.10.10; cog=COG2771; smart=SM00421; superfamily=46894,56024) — protein sequence MSRSTVGAAGVLRVVHGAERIGSTAHRLQRGANSLVRGVVKPPYAATEPLDTLECHKLAEGVEYRVLYDRAALARPPQLDTTTRMMHRGEQARVVQFAPTKLLIVDDEFGLLPLTGGPDELESAVLLRDSAMLTALIRVFDDLWRPAAPLRESVASAEPDVPTDEERWILSLLASGATDDAIGRLMGFSSRTAHRRVRELVTRLGVETRFQAGVRAVKLGWL from the coding sequence GTGAGCCGCTCGACCGTGGGAGCGGCCGGCGTACTACGGGTCGTACACGGTGCCGAGCGGATCGGCAGCACCGCACACCGCCTGCAGCGTGGTGCGAACAGTCTCGTGCGTGGCGTGGTCAAACCGCCCTACGCCGCCACCGAACCGCTGGACACCCTGGAGTGCCACAAACTCGCCGAGGGCGTCGAGTACCGAGTGCTCTACGACCGTGCCGCGTTGGCCCGTCCACCGCAGCTCGACACGACCACCCGCATGATGCACCGGGGCGAGCAGGCGCGGGTGGTGCAATTCGCCCCCACGAAACTGCTGATCGTCGACGACGAGTTCGGGCTGCTGCCGCTGACAGGTGGGCCCGACGAGCTGGAGAGCGCGGTGCTGCTGCGCGATTCGGCGATGCTCACCGCCCTGATCCGCGTCTTCGACGACCTGTGGCGACCGGCGGCTCCGCTGCGGGAGTCCGTGGCGTCCGCCGAACCGGACGTCCCCACCGACGAGGAGCGCTGGATCCTGTCGCTGCTGGCCTCGGGAGCCACCGACGACGCCATCGGAAGGCTGATGGGATTCAGTTCCCGCACGGCCCATCGCAGGGTGCGCGAGCTCGTCACCAGGCTGGGAGTGGAGACCCGGTTCCAGGCCGGAGTTCGGGCGGTGAAGCTGGGCTGGCTCTGA
- a CDS encoding hypothetical protein (product_source=Hypo-rule applied; cath_funfam=3.90.50.10; pfam=PF05239; superfamily=50346) produces the protein MIGQREALRLTGCEAFDPRGSRIGVVGRMFVDDGTEQPAWITVQTGLFGTNESFVPLAGAAFDGDTLTVAVDRETVRRAPRVALEDGDLEPEQETKLYAHYGMRYGVNTPEPVLPFEETPRRSTAMEGRQVRAVRTRLRRWAAAPQ, from the coding sequence TTGATCGGACAACGAGAGGCGTTGCGGTTGACCGGTTGTGAGGCGTTCGATCCCCGCGGTAGCCGGATCGGCGTCGTCGGCCGGATGTTCGTGGATGATGGCACCGAGCAGCCCGCTTGGATAACGGTGCAGACCGGGTTGTTCGGCACCAATGAGAGTTTCGTTCCGCTGGCCGGTGCCGCGTTCGACGGTGACACGCTCACCGTGGCCGTCGATCGGGAAACGGTTCGGCGAGCGCCGCGCGTCGCACTCGAGGACGGCGATCTGGAACCGGAGCAGGAAACGAAGCTGTACGCGCACTACGGGATGCGCTACGGAGTGAACACGCCGGAACCGGTGCTGCCCTTCGAGGAGACGCCACGACGCTCCACCGCGATGGAGGGTCGCCAGGTGCGGGCCGTCCGCACCCGGTTGCGGCGTTGGGCGGCGGCCCCCCAGTAG
- a CDS encoding hypothetical protein (product_source=Hypo-rule applied; cath_funfam=2.30.30.40): protein MAADESLPPYAPQITEEMREQAKQTPNSWLYIVDPAYEASGENVPPEGVVGAFRIDESGEIDERFHPNDEYEPGTSTFEPSNELERVLQLIATGHASESELPAAVLAGELLLYAEEDDEDALYEAELDDGSRLVPACTSVNRVPEDWPSYRTVAGARLPELLDGLDLGLNLDDPVRAVIPHDMLTQSPASD, encoded by the coding sequence ATGGCAGCCGACGAATCGCTACCCCCCTACGCGCCACAGATCACCGAGGAGATGCGGGAACAGGCGAAACAGACCCCCAACAGCTGGCTCTACATCGTGGACCCGGCCTACGAGGCCTCCGGTGAGAACGTTCCGCCCGAAGGTGTGGTCGGCGCGTTCCGGATCGACGAGTCCGGCGAGATCGACGAGCGGTTCCACCCCAACGACGAGTACGAACCGGGCACCAGCACGTTCGAACCCAGCAACGAGCTGGAACGGGTGCTGCAGCTGATCGCCACCGGCCACGCCTCGGAGTCCGAGTTACCGGCCGCCGTACTGGCGGGGGAGCTGCTGCTCTACGCCGAGGAGGACGACGAGGACGCGCTCTACGAGGCGGAGCTGGACGACGGGAGCAGGCTCGTGCCCGCCTGCACCTCCGTGAACCGGGTTCCGGAGGACTGGCCGAGCTACCGCACCGTCGCGGGTGCGCGGTTGCCCGAGCTGCTCGACGGACTGGATCTGGGGCTGAACCTGGACGACCCGGTGCGCGCGGTGATTCCCCACGACATGCTGACTCAGTCGCCCGCCTCGGATTGA
- a CDS encoding glucoamylase (product_source=KO:K01178; cath_funfam=1.50.10.10; cog=COG3387; ko=KO:K01178; pfam=PF00723; superfamily=48208), whose amino-acid sequence MSEDQRRGGPGPIEHYALLSDLRTAALVGRDGSIDWLCLPRFDSPSCFTRLLGDDHHGHWRIAPTGTVRRVERRYRDNSLVLETDFHTDTGVVRLIDSMPPHEKNHNDEPCVVRTVEGISGEVEIGIRWVVRFAYGHSMPWVRTIREREPVPDEYLFALAGPHTVVLRGDVLPARKDDERAHEIKITVSGGQRYSWVLQWSSDPDDLPAPMDPVQEVRDSEDFWRDWSRRINYTGPHREPVYRSLATLKALTYAPTGGIIAAPTTSLPEALDGNRNWDYRYCWLRDATLVLLALDNFGCSAEAASWRRWLLRAVAGDPADLQIMYGVGGERHLLEWEPEWLPGYQDVSPVRIGNAAYDQLQLDVFGEVMDALHLARERGVTETPDSWALQRGMLKHLETIWQLPDKGLWEVRGPDRHFTHSRVMVWVAFDRAVRAVEEDDLPGPVERWREIRDSVHEEVLREGFNTEFGAFTQYYGGDTLDAATLLIPALGFLPGDDERVRGTVRAVERELRHGVLVDRYSTEPGTNSVDGLTGREGSFLACSFWLVDALALCDRREEAERMFDELLGLRNDVGLFAEEYDPHADRFTGNFPQAFSHLALVNSAAMLYGGHTREESSRRDGGSRR is encoded by the coding sequence GTGAGTGAGGATCAACGACGCGGCGGTCCCGGACCGATCGAGCACTACGCGCTGCTGTCCGACCTGCGTACCGCCGCCCTGGTGGGCAGGGACGGCTCGATCGACTGGCTCTGCCTGCCCAGGTTCGACTCCCCGTCCTGCTTCACCCGGCTGTTGGGCGACGACCACCACGGTCACTGGCGGATCGCACCGACCGGCACCGTGCGGCGGGTGGAGCGGCGCTACCGGGACAACTCGCTGGTGCTGGAAACGGACTTCCACACCGACACCGGCGTGGTGCGACTGATCGACAGCATGCCCCCGCACGAGAAGAACCACAACGACGAGCCGTGCGTGGTGCGGACCGTCGAGGGGATCTCCGGCGAGGTGGAGATCGGAATTCGCTGGGTGGTGCGGTTCGCCTACGGCCACTCGATGCCGTGGGTCCGCACCATCCGCGAGCGGGAACCGGTACCGGACGAGTACCTGTTCGCGCTCGCCGGGCCGCACACCGTGGTGCTGCGCGGCGACGTGCTTCCCGCCCGCAAGGACGACGAGCGCGCGCACGAGATCAAGATCACCGTGAGCGGTGGGCAACGCTACTCCTGGGTACTGCAGTGGTCCTCGGATCCGGACGATCTGCCCGCCCCGATGGATCCGGTGCAGGAGGTGCGGGACAGCGAGGACTTCTGGCGGGACTGGTCGCGCCGGATCAACTACACCGGACCGCACCGCGAACCGGTGTACCGTTCGCTGGCCACCCTGAAGGCGCTGACCTACGCCCCGACCGGCGGCATCATCGCGGCTCCGACGACCTCGCTGCCGGAGGCGCTGGACGGGAACCGCAACTGGGACTACCGCTACTGCTGGCTACGGGACGCCACGCTGGTACTGCTGGCGCTGGACAACTTCGGGTGCTCGGCGGAGGCGGCGTCGTGGCGACGGTGGCTGTTACGGGCCGTTGCCGGGGATCCGGCGGATCTGCAGATCATGTACGGCGTCGGTGGGGAACGGCACCTGCTGGAGTGGGAGCCGGAGTGGCTGCCCGGTTATCAGGACGTCTCGCCGGTGCGGATCGGCAACGCCGCCTACGACCAGTTGCAGCTGGACGTGTTCGGCGAGGTGATGGACGCGCTGCACCTCGCTCGCGAGCGGGGCGTCACGGAGACTCCGGACTCGTGGGCGCTGCAGCGGGGGATGCTCAAACACCTGGAGACCATCTGGCAGCTGCCGGACAAGGGACTCTGGGAGGTACGCGGGCCGGACCGGCACTTCACCCACTCCAGGGTGATGGTGTGGGTGGCGTTCGACCGCGCGGTCCGGGCCGTGGAGGAGGACGACCTCCCCGGACCGGTGGAACGCTGGCGCGAGATCCGGGACTCGGTGCACGAGGAAGTGCTGCGCGAGGGATTCAACACCGAGTTCGGCGCGTTCACCCAGTACTACGGCGGCGACACGCTGGACGCCGCGACGCTGCTCATCCCGGCGTTGGGATTCCTGCCGGGCGACGACGAGCGGGTCCGCGGCACCGTGCGCGCGGTGGAGCGGGAACTGCGGCACGGCGTGCTGGTGGACCGCTACAGCACCGAGCCGGGCACGAACTCCGTGGACGGCCTGACGGGGCGTGAGGGCTCGTTCCTGGCCTGCTCGTTCTGGCTGGTCGACGCGCTCGCACTGTGCGACAGGCGCGAGGAGGCCGAGCGGATGTTCGACGAACTGCTGGGGCTGCGCAACGATGTGGGCCTGTTCGCCGAGGAGTACGACCCCCACGCGGACCGGTTCACCGGCAACTTCCCGCAGGCGTTCAGCCATCTCGCCCTGGTCAACTCGGCGGCGATGCTCTACGGCGGGCACACTCGCGAGGAGTCCAGTCGACGCGACGGAGGGAGCCGACGTTGA
- a CDS encoding threonine dehydrogenase-like Zn-dependent dehydrogenase (product_source=COG1063; cath_funfam=3.40.50.720,3.90.180.10; cog=COG1063; pfam=PF08240,PF16912; superfamily=50129), translated as MRAATVIPGKPGSSAVDELPDPSPKPGELLVEGLLAGVCSTDEDVVESEHGTSPAGRERMVLFHESLGRVSHAPAISGFREGDHVVGVVRRPDPRPCPACAAGQWDFCRNNEYTECGIRGLDGFGSQRWTVEPRFAVPVPHRLGELGVLTEPTSIVEKAWEQAEFVAKRSYFAPRRVLVTGAGPVGLLAALLGKQRELDVHVMDRVERGAKPDLVRELGAGYHTSLDELDFEPELVFEATGSGDVVFDVLRRTARNAITVLLGLSGGDHTTRIPAGAINDELVLDNDTVLGTVSANLRHYRGAVHALDAADRGWLNGLISRRVPLAEWQRALRAERDDVKVTVRLAD; from the coding sequence TTGAGAGCGGCGACCGTGATTCCGGGAAAACCGGGCTCCTCGGCCGTCGACGAGCTGCCCGATCCTTCACCGAAACCGGGGGAGCTGCTGGTCGAGGGGCTACTGGCGGGGGTGTGTTCGACCGACGAGGACGTCGTGGAGTCCGAGCACGGCACTTCTCCCGCGGGTAGGGAGCGAATGGTGCTGTTCCACGAGTCGCTGGGCAGGGTGAGTCACGCACCCGCGATCAGCGGCTTCCGGGAGGGCGATCACGTCGTGGGAGTGGTCCGCAGACCCGATCCCCGGCCGTGCCCGGCGTGCGCCGCCGGGCAGTGGGACTTCTGCCGCAACAACGAGTACACCGAGTGCGGGATCAGGGGACTCGACGGATTCGGTTCGCAACGCTGGACCGTCGAGCCCAGGTTCGCCGTACCGGTGCCCCACCGACTGGGCGAGCTGGGGGTGTTGACCGAACCGACCTCGATCGTGGAGAAGGCGTGGGAGCAGGCCGAGTTCGTCGCCAAGCGCTCCTACTTCGCACCACGCCGGGTGCTGGTCACCGGTGCCGGACCGGTGGGGCTGCTGGCGGCGTTGCTCGGCAAGCAGCGTGAACTGGACGTACACGTGATGGACCGGGTCGAGCGGGGTGCGAAACCGGATCTGGTGCGTGAGCTGGGGGCCGGGTACCACACTTCGCTGGACGAGCTGGACTTCGAACCGGAGCTGGTGTTCGAGGCCACCGGCTCGGGGGACGTGGTGTTCGACGTACTGCGCAGGACCGCCCGGAACGCGATCACCGTGCTGCTGGGGCTGTCCGGAGGTGACCACACGACGCGGATCCCGGCCGGAGCGATCAACGACGAACTCGTGCTGGACAACGACACGGTGCTGGGGACCGTGAGCGCGAACCTGCGGCACTACCGCGGTGCGGTGCACGCGCTGGACGCGGCGGACCGGGGGTG